The Deinococcus terrestris genomic sequence AGTACGTGCTGCGGGTGGCCGCCGACGGGTACGCCCCCGCCCAGGTCACCGTGACGGCCCCCAGCGCGGTGCCGGTCACCATAGACCTCGCCCCGTAGGGCAGGAGCGGGGCGAGCGGCGTGGCTGGACACCCCCTCCCCGCCTCAGCGGGCGGCTGTGCCACAATCACGCCCGTGAGCCTCGTCATTCTGGACTTCGGCAGCCAGTTCACCCGCCTCATCGCGCGGCGCTTCCGCGAACTGGGGGCGTACAGCGTGATCCTGCCGGGCACCGCGAGCCTGGAGCGCATCGCGCAGGAGAACCCTCAGGGGATCGTCCTGTCGGGCGGCCCCAGCAGCGTCTACGATGCCGGAGCGCCGCGCCCCGCGCCCGGCGTGCTGGAGCTGGACGTGCCCATGCTGGGCGTGTGCTACGGCATGCAGTTTCTCGCGCACGAGGCAGGCGGCGAGGTCGCGCGGGCGGGCAAGCACGAGTACGGCAAGGCCGACCTGACCCGCTACGGGGGGCAACTCTTTCGCGGCATTCAGGGCGAGTTCGTCGCCTGGATGAGCCACGCCGACTCGGTGACCCGATTGCCGGAGGGCTACGAGGTCGTGGCCGAAACCGCCGACACGCCCGTCGCCGCCATCGAGAACCCGCTCACCCGCCGCTACGGGGTGCAATTCCACCCGGAGGTCGTCCACACGCCCAAGGGTGGGCAACTCCTCGCCAACTTCCTGGAGATCTGCGGCGTGGCCCGCGACTGGACCGCCGAGCACATCATCGACGACCTGATCGGGGGCGTGCGGGCACAGGTGGGCGATCAGGGGCGGGTGCTCCTCGCCATCAGTGGCGGGGTGGATTCCTCCACGCTGGGGCTGCTGCTGGCGCGAGCGATTGGGGAGCGGCTCACCGCCGTCTTTATCGACCACGGGCTGCTGCGCCTCGGGGAGCGCGAGCAGGTGGAGGCCGCGCTGAAGCCGCTGGGCGTCAACCTCGTGACGGTGGACGCCCGCGCGGAGTTCATGGGGGCGCTGGCGGGCGTTTCCGACCCCGAGGAGAAGCGCAAGATCATCGGCCGCGAGTTCATCCGGGCCTTCGAGCGCGAGGCCCGCGAGTACGGCCCCTTCGACTTCCTCGCCCAGGGCACCCTCTACCCCGACGTGATCGAGTCGGCGGGCGGCGGGCAAGGCGACAAGTCGGGCGCGGCCAACATCAAGAGCCACCACAACGTGGGCGGTCTGCCCGACGACCTCGCCTTCAAGCTGGTCGAACCGTTCCGCACCCTCTTCAAGGACGAGGTGCGCGAGATCGCCCGGCTGCTGGGCCTCCCCGACCATATCCGGATGCGCCACCCTTTTCCCGGCCCCGGCCTCGCCATCCGCTGCCTGGGGGCAATTTCCGAGGAGAAGCTGGACATCCTGCGGCGGGTGGACGACATCTTCATCTCGGGACTGCGGGAGTTCGGGTTGTATGACGGGTGCAGCCAAGCTCTGGCGGTGCTGACGCCCATCCAGTCGGTCGGCGTGATGGGCGACGGGCGCACCTACTCCTACACGGCAGCGCTGCGGGCCGTGACCACCGACGACTTCATGACGGCAGAATGGGCACGCCTGCCCTACGAGTTCCTGGCGACCATGAGCAACCGCATCGTGAACCAGGTCCACGAGGTCAACCGCGTGGTGTACGACATCACCGGGAAGCCGCCCGCGACGATCGAGTGGGAGTGAGAGGAGGCGGAGGTCAGGCCGGGCGTTGCTGTCCGGCCATGAGTCGGCCGTAGCCCAGCGACATCACGGCCCACAGCGCGATCAGCAGGAACACGGCGAGGGGTGTCACGGCCTCGTCTACGAGGTTGCCCCCGGTCATCATCGTGGCAGTGGGTAGCCCCCAACCCGCCGCCAGGAGCAGCGTCCGATCTGACAAGGGCTTTTCGGGCGTGGCTTGCCCCGTCAACCACCCGCCCAGAACGCCCAACGCTCCCGCCAGCACCGCCACTCCCCAGAACCACAGCGGCAACGCCTCCACCTTCCAGTCCACCTGCCAGAGGCCGAGGACCACCGTAATCAGCGCAAGAGCGAAGAAAGCCGCGAGGAAGGCGAGGGGCGAACGCTTCATCCCCCGAGGCTAGAGCATTTGACAGAAGAATGCGTGCTGTTCTGACCCTCTCCCCTCGTGGGAGAGGGCCTTGCGAAGCAAGGGGTCAGGGGGCGCCCAGACCAATTCGACGAACATCTTCTTTCGTCAAATGCTCTAGGCGGCAGGGCGGCCCGGCAAGGTGCCCACCGCCGCCTTCTGCACCTGCACCGCAAAAACCCCCCGCCCATCACATGCAGGGGGTCTTTCATTCAGGCTTCTGGGGTTCAGCGTCCGGCGGGCACGAACTCGCGGTCGGCGAAGTCCTCGCGGCGGGCCTCGCCCCGGTCACTGCCCCGGTCGTCGCGGCTCCAGCGGCCCTGACCGCCCCGGCCACCGCCCTGGTAGCCGCCGCCGTCACGCGAGCCGTAGCCCCCGCGTCCGCCGCCCTGGTAGCCGCCGCGCCCGCCGCGGGAGCCGCCCTCGTCGCGGTCGCGGTAGCCCCGGCCGCCGCCGTAACCGCCGCCCTGGCGGCCCTCACGGGCAGGCGCCTCGAACAGTTCGGGCAGCTCCTGGGCGACCTCAATCTGCACTTCGCCCTCCAGCGGGGAGGCGGCGAGCAGCTTGGCGATGAACTCGCTGGGCACGTCCGCCACGGTGCCGCCGCGCCACTGCCGGACCTTGCCCAGGCGGCGGGTGTCGAGGTCGCTGGCACGGGCCAGCAGCGCCACCGTGCGCGGCACGCTGAGGCGCTCGCCGTGCAGCACGACCGTGGTCAGGCCTTCCTCGCCGCTCAGCAGGCTGGCCGCCTTGGCAGGCTCGGTCACGCCGCTGATCTTGGCGAGGGCACGGGCCAGGGCTTCGAGGCCCAGTTCGCTGAACAGGCGCTCGGCCTCAGCCTGGAAGGTCCCAGCCACCGCTGCGTCCACCCGGCGCACCATCTCGGCGCTGGAGCGGGCGCTGGCCTCCTGCACTTCCCTGGGGGTGGGCAGGGGGCGTTCCTTGAACTGCACGCCAGTCCGGTATTCGAGGTTGCGCATCTCGCGGCCGTCGCGGTCGCCGTACATCACGATGGCGGTGCCGGTGCGTCCGGCGCGGCCGGTGCGGCCCGAGCGGTGCACGTAGCTTTCGGGGTCCTGCGGCAGGTGGTACTGCACCACGAGGTCCACCTCGGGGATGTCGAGGCCACGGGCGGCCACGTCAGTCGCCACCAGCACGCCCACGCGCCCGCTGCGGAAGGCCCCCAGCGCCCGCTCGCGCTGCGTCTGGGCGAGGTCGCCGTGCAGCGC encodes the following:
- a CDS encoding DEAD/DEAH box helicase, with translation MNFDQLIAPELAARLAERGITEASPIQEGSLPQTLAGKDLIGRARTGTGKTLAFALPIVQNLEPSRERGRLPRAIVLAPTRELAKQVAEEFSKSGAHLTTVTVYGGAAYSPQENALRRGVDVVVGTPGRIIDHLERGNLDLSAVEYAVLDEADEMLSVGFADAIETILQKTPAERQTMLFSATLTPDIKRLARNYLKEPVTVDMVGEGKSQAAQTVEHLKVKVGRTRTRVLADLLTVYNPEKAIVFTRTKREADELANELIHRGIESEALHGDLAQTQRERALGAFRSGRVGVLVATDVAARGLDIPEVDLVVQYHLPQDPESYVHRSGRTGRAGRTGTAIVMYGDRDGREMRNLEYRTGVQFKERPLPTPREVQEASARSSAEMVRRVDAAVAGTFQAEAERLFSELGLEALARALAKISGVTEPAKAASLLSGEEGLTTVVLHGERLSVPRTVALLARASDLDTRRLGKVRQWRGGTVADVPSEFIAKLLAASPLEGEVQIEVAQELPELFEAPAREGRQGGGYGGGRGYRDRDEGGSRGGRGGYQGGGRGGYGSRDGGGYQGGGRGGQGRWSRDDRGSDRGEARREDFADREFVPAGR
- the guaA gene encoding glutamine-hydrolyzing GMP synthase — its product is MSLVILDFGSQFTRLIARRFRELGAYSVILPGTASLERIAQENPQGIVLSGGPSSVYDAGAPRPAPGVLELDVPMLGVCYGMQFLAHEAGGEVARAGKHEYGKADLTRYGGQLFRGIQGEFVAWMSHADSVTRLPEGYEVVAETADTPVAAIENPLTRRYGVQFHPEVVHTPKGGQLLANFLEICGVARDWTAEHIIDDLIGGVRAQVGDQGRVLLAISGGVDSSTLGLLLARAIGERLTAVFIDHGLLRLGEREQVEAALKPLGVNLVTVDARAEFMGALAGVSDPEEKRKIIGREFIRAFEREAREYGPFDFLAQGTLYPDVIESAGGGQGDKSGAANIKSHHNVGGLPDDLAFKLVEPFRTLFKDEVREIARLLGLPDHIRMRHPFPGPGLAIRCLGAISEEKLDILRRVDDIFISGLREFGLYDGCSQALAVLTPIQSVGVMGDGRTYSYTAALRAVTTDDFMTAEWARLPYEFLATMSNRIVNQVHEVNRVVYDITGKPPATIEWE